One genomic window of Cuculus canorus isolate bCucCan1 chromosome 11, bCucCan1.pri, whole genome shotgun sequence includes the following:
- the BRPF1 gene encoding peregrin isoform X4, translated as MGVDFDVKTFCHNLRATKPPYECPVGTCRKIYKSYSGIEYHLYHYDHDNPPPPQHTPLRKHKKKGRQARAANKQSPNPSETSQSPGREVMTYAQAQRMVEVDLHGRVHRISIFDNLDVVSEDEEVPEEVPENGSNKENTETQSVPPKSGKHKNKEKRKDSNHHHHNASAGTAPKLPEVVYRELEQDTPDAPPRPTSYYRYIEKSAEELDEEVEYDMDEEDYIWLDIMNERRKTEGVSPIPQEIFEYLMDRLEKESYFESHNKGDPNALVDEDAVCCICNDGECQNSNVILFCDMCNLAVHQECYGVPYIPEGQWLCRRCLQSPSRAVDCALCPNKGGAFKQTDDGRWAHVVCALWIPEVCFANTVFLEPIDSIEHIPPARWKLTCYICKQRGSGACIQCHKANCYTAFHVTCAQQAGLYMKMEPVRETGANGTSFSVRKTAYCDIHTPPGSVRRLPALSHSEGEEEEEEEEEEGKGWSSEKVKKAKAKSRIKMKKARKILAEKRAAAPVVSVPCIPPHRLSKITNRLTIQRKSQFMQRLHSYWTLKRQSRNGVPLLRRLQTHLQSQRNCDQRDTEDKNWALKEQLKSWQRLRHDLERARLLVELIRKREKLKRETIKVQQVALEMQLTPFLILLRKTLEQLQEKDTGNIFSEPVPLSEVTEIYEVPDYLDHIKKPMDFQTMKQNLEAYRYLNFDDFEEDFNLIINNCLKYNAKDTIFYRAAIRLREQGGAVLRQARRQAEKMGIDFETGMHFPHCVTVEEAQVQDIEDEDVRLLLSENQKHLPLEEQLKILLERLDEVNAGKQSIGRSRRAKMIKKEITVLRRKLAHPRDLGRDGLERHSSSARGVLQSHNPCEKDLQTDSAAEESSSQETGKGLGPNSSSTPAHEVGRRTSVLFSKKNPKTAGPPKRPGRPPKNRDSQITPGHGNSPIGPPQLPIMVSSQRQRKRGRSPRPSSSSDSDSDKSPEDGPMDLPANGFSSGNQPVKKSFLVYRNDCNLPRSSSDSESSSSSSSSAASDRTSTTPSKQGRGKPSFSRVNFPEDSSEDTSGTENESYSVGTGRGVGHGMVRKGMGRGAGWLSEDEDSSLDALDLVWAKCRGYPSYPALIIDPKMPREGMFHHGVPIPVPPLEVLKLGEQMTQEAREHLYLVLFFDNKRTWQWLPRTKLVPLGVNQDLDKEKMLEGRKSNIRKSVQIAYHRAMQHRNKVQGEQSSDSSESD; from the exons ATGGGCGTAGATTTCGACGTGAAGACCTTCTGCCACAACCTGCGCGCCACCAAGCCGCCCTACGAGTGCCCGGTGGGAACCTGCCGCAAGATCTACAAGAGCTACAGCGGGATCGAGTACCACCTGTACCACTATGACCATGACAaccctcccccaccccagcacaCCCCCCTGCGCAAGCACAAGAAGAAGGGGCGCCAGGCTCGCGCCGCCAACAAGCAGTCGCCCAACCCTTCCGAGACTTCCCAGTCACCCGGACGAGAGGTGATGACCTACGCCCAGGCCCAGCGCATGGTGGAGGTGGACTTGCATGGCCGCGTCCATCGCATCAGCATCTTTGATAACCTCGACGTGGTTTCCGAGGATGAGGAGGTTCCCGAGGAGGTGCCAGAGAATGGGAGCAATAAGGAGAACACGGAGACCCAGAGCGTCCCACCCAAATCCGGCAAGCACAAGAACAAGGAGAAGCGTAAGGACTCCAACCACCATCACCACAATGCCTCAGCTGGCACTGCTCCCAAGCTCCCTGAGGTGGTGTACCGGGAGCTGGAGCAGGACACCCCCGACGCCCCACCTCGCCCCACTTCCTACTACAG GTACATTGAAAAGTCAGCAGAAGAGCTGGATGAGGAGGTGGAGTACGACATGGATGAGGAGGATTACATCTGGCTGGACATCATGAATGAGCGGCGGAAGACCGAAGGTGTGAGCCCCATTCCCCAAGAGATCTTTGAGTACCTGATGGACCGGCTGGAGAAGGAGTCCTACTTTGAGAGCCACAACAAGGGGGATCCAAACGCCTTGGTGGATGAGGATGCCGTCTGTTGCATCTGCAATGATGGGGAGTGTCAGAACAGCAATGTCATCCTCTTCTGCGACATGTGCAACCTGGCCGTGCATCAGGAGTGCTATGGGGTGCCCTACATCCCAGAGGGACAGTGGCTCTGCAGACGGTGCCTGCAGTCACCCTCACGAGCCGTGGACTGCGCCCTCTGCCCGAACAAGGGCGGGGCCTTCAAGCAGACGGACGATGGGCGCTGGGCACATGTGGTCTGTGCGCTCTGGATCCCAGAGGTGTGCTTTGCCAACACCGTCTTTCTGGAACCCATCGACAGCATCGAGCACATCCCACCTGCACGATGGAAGCTGACCTGTTACATCTGCAAGCAGCGCGGCTCTGGGGCTTGCATCCAGTGTCACAAAGCCAACTGCTACACCGCCTTCCATGTCACCTGTGCCCAGCAAGCTGGGCTCTACATGAAGATGGAGCCAGTCCGGGAGACAGGAGCCAATGGCACCTCCTTCAGCGTGCGCAAAACCGCCTACTGCGACATCCATACGCCCCCAGGCTCTGTGCGCAGGCTTCCTGCCCTCTCTCACAgtgagggggaagaggaggaggaggaagaagaggaggaagggaaaggctGGAGCTCTGAGAAAGTCAAAAAAGCAAAGGCCAAGTCTAGGATCAAGATGAAGAAGGCACGGAAGATCCTGGCGGAGAAACGAGCTGCAGCGCCTGTGGTTTCTGTGCCCTGCATCCCCCCGCACAG GCTCAGTAAAATCACAAACCGTTTAACCATCCAGAGGAAGAGCCAGTTCATGCAGAGACTGCACAGCTACTGGACTCTGAAGAGGCAGTCCCGCAACGGCGTCCCTTTGCTCCGCCGTCTTCAGACACATTTGCAGTCACAAAGAAACTGCGACCAG AGAGACACTGAGGATAAGAACTGGGCCCTGAAGGAACAGCTGAAGTCATGGCAGCGCCTCCGCCATGACCTAGAGCGTGCACGCTTGCTGGTGGAGCTGATACGCAAGCGGGAGAAGCTCAAGAGAGAGACG ATCAAAGTGCAGCAGGTGGCACTGGAAATGCAGCTGACCcccttcctcatcctcctccgCAAGACACTcgagcagctgcaggagaaagacACGGGCAACATCTTCAGCGAGCCGGTCCCTCTGTCTGAGGTAACAGAAATCTACGAA GTCCCAGACTACCTGGATCACATCAAGAAGCCGATGGATTTtcaaacaatgaaacaaaacctgGAAGCCTATCGCTATCTGAATTTTGATGACTTTGAGGAGGATTTCAACCTGATTATCAACAACTGTTTGAAATACAATGCCAAAGATACAATCTTCTACCGGGCAGCCATCCGTCTGCGGGAGCAGGGAGGCGCTGTTCTCCGGCAGGCTCGCCGACAGGCCGAGAAGATGGGCATTGACTTTGAGACAGGCATGCACTTCCCCCACTGTGTAACAGTGGAAGAGGCTCAGGTCCAAGACATCGAGGATG AAGACGTACGGCTGCTGCTCTCAGAGAATCAGAAGCACCTTCCCTTGGAGGAGCAACTGAAGATCCTGCTGGAGCGGCTGGATGAGGTCAACGCTGGCAAGCAGAGCATAGGACGGTCCCGCCGGGCCAAGATGATCAAGAAGGAGATCACGGTCCTACGGCGGAAACTTGCTCACCCACGGGACCTGGGCCGAGATGGGCTGGAGCGgcacagctcctctgccagGGGAGTCCTGCAGTCCCACAACCCCTGCGAAAAGGACCTGCAGACGGACAGTGCTGCCGaagagagcagcagccaggagacTGGCAAAG GTCTGGGTCCCAATTCTTCTTCTACCCCAGCACACGAAGTTGGCAGAAGGACCTCAGTGCTTTTCTCCAAGAAGAACCCTAAAACTGCAGGCCCTCCAAAACGCCCAGGGCGCCCTCCAAAGAATCGAGACAGCCAGATCACCCCTGGGCATGGCAACAGCCCCATCGGGCCCCCCCAGCTCCCAATAATGGTGTCCTCCCAGCGGCAGAGGAAGCGAGGGCGAAGCCCGCGTCCCAGCTCCAGCTCAGACAGTGACAGCGATAAGTCCCCTGAAGATGGTCCCATGG ACCTGCCAGCCAACGGTTTCAGCAGCGGGAACCAGCCAGTGAAGAAGAGCTTCCTGGTGTACCGCAATGACTGCAATCTTCCCCGGAGCAGCTCCGACTCGGagtccagcagcagcagcagcagcagcgccgcCTCGGACCGCACCAG CACAACGCCCTCCaagcagggcagagggaagcCCTCCTTCTCCCGGGTGAACTTCCCAGAGGACAGCAGTGAGGACACATCGGGGACAGAGAACGAGTCCTACTCCGTGGGCACAGGGCGAGGCGTGGGGCACGGCA TGGTGCGCAAGGGCATGGGGCGTGGTGCGGGGTGGCTCTCCGAGGATGAGGATTCCTCCCTGGATGCCCTGGACCTGGTGTGGGCCAAGTGCCGAGGGTACCCCTCCTACCCGGCGCTG ATCATCGACCCCAAGATGCCACGGGAAGGCATGTTCCACCACGGCGTCCCCATCCCCGTGCCCcccttggaggtgttgaagCTGGGGGAGCAGATGACTCAGGAAGCGCGCGAGCACCTCTATCTTGTCCTCTTCTTCGACAACAAGCGCACTTG GCAGTGGTTACCCCGGACGAAGCTGGTGCCTCTGGGGGTGAACCAGGACCTGGACAAGGAGAAGATGCTGGAGGGCCGCAAGTCCAACATCCGCAAGTCGGTGCAGATTGCCTACCACCGCGCCATGCAGCACCGCAACAAGGTGCAGGGCGAGCAGAGCAGCGACTCCAGCGAGAGCGACTGA
- the BRPF1 gene encoding peregrin isoform X7 translates to MGVDFDVKTFCHNLRATKPPYECPVGTCRKIYKSYSGIEYHLYHYDHDNPPPPQHTPLRKHKKKGRQARAANKQSPNPSETSQSPGREVMTYAQAQRMVEVDLHGRVHRISIFDNLDVVSEDEEVPEEVPENGSNKENTETQSVPPKSGKHKNKEKRKDSNHHHHNASAGTAPKLPEVVYRELEQDTPDAPPRPTSYYRYIEKSAEELDEEVEYDMDEEDYIWLDIMNERRKTEGVSPIPQEIFEYLMDRLEKESYFESHNKGDPNALVDEDAVCCICNDGECQNSNVILFCDMCNLAVHQECYGVPYIPEGQWLCRRCLQSPSRAVDCALCPNKGGAFKQTDDGRWAHVVCALWIPEVCFANTVFLEPIDSIEHIPPARWKLTCYICKQRGSGACIQCHKANCYTAFHVTCAQQAGLYMKMEPVRETGANGTSFSVRKTAYCDIHTPPGSVRRLPALSHSEGEEEEEEEEEEGKGWSSEKVKKAKAKSRIKMKKARKILAEKRAAAPVVSVPCIPPHRLSKITNRLTIQRKSQFMQRLHSYWTLKRQSRNGVPLLRRLQTHLQSQRNCDQRDTEDKNWALKEQLKSWQRLRHDLERARLLVELIRKREKLKRETIKVQQVALEMQLTPFLILLRKTLEQLQEKDTGNIFSEPVPLSEVPDYLDHIKKPMDFQTMKQNLEAYRYLNFDDFEEDFNLIINNCLKYNAKDTIFYRAAIRLREQGGAVLRQARRQAEKMGIDFETGMHFPHCVTVEEAQVQDIEDEDVRLLLSENQKHLPLEEQLKILLERLDEVNAGKQSIGRSRRAKMIKKEITVLRRKLAHPRDLGRDGLERHSSSARGVLQSHNPCEKDLQTDSAAEESSSQETGKGLGPNSSSTPAHEVGRRTSVLFSKKNPKTAGPPKRPGRPPKNRDSQITPGHGNSPIGPPQLPIMVSSQRQRKRGRSPRPSSSSDSDSDKSPEDGPMDLPANGFSSGNQPVKKSFLVYRNDCNLPRSSSDSESSSSSSSSAASDRTSTTPSKQGRGKPSFSRVNFPEDSSEDTSGTENESYSVGTGRGVGHGMVRKGMGRGAGWLSEDEDSSLDALDLVWAKCRGYPSYPALIIDPKMPREGMFHHGVPIPVPPLEVLKLGEQMTQEAREHLYLVLFFDNKRTWQWLPRTKLVPLGVNQDLDKEKMLEGRKSNIRKSVQIAYHRAMQHRNKVQGEQSSDSSESD, encoded by the exons ATGGGCGTAGATTTCGACGTGAAGACCTTCTGCCACAACCTGCGCGCCACCAAGCCGCCCTACGAGTGCCCGGTGGGAACCTGCCGCAAGATCTACAAGAGCTACAGCGGGATCGAGTACCACCTGTACCACTATGACCATGACAaccctcccccaccccagcacaCCCCCCTGCGCAAGCACAAGAAGAAGGGGCGCCAGGCTCGCGCCGCCAACAAGCAGTCGCCCAACCCTTCCGAGACTTCCCAGTCACCCGGACGAGAGGTGATGACCTACGCCCAGGCCCAGCGCATGGTGGAGGTGGACTTGCATGGCCGCGTCCATCGCATCAGCATCTTTGATAACCTCGACGTGGTTTCCGAGGATGAGGAGGTTCCCGAGGAGGTGCCAGAGAATGGGAGCAATAAGGAGAACACGGAGACCCAGAGCGTCCCACCCAAATCCGGCAAGCACAAGAACAAGGAGAAGCGTAAGGACTCCAACCACCATCACCACAATGCCTCAGCTGGCACTGCTCCCAAGCTCCCTGAGGTGGTGTACCGGGAGCTGGAGCAGGACACCCCCGACGCCCCACCTCGCCCCACTTCCTACTACAG GTACATTGAAAAGTCAGCAGAAGAGCTGGATGAGGAGGTGGAGTACGACATGGATGAGGAGGATTACATCTGGCTGGACATCATGAATGAGCGGCGGAAGACCGAAGGTGTGAGCCCCATTCCCCAAGAGATCTTTGAGTACCTGATGGACCGGCTGGAGAAGGAGTCCTACTTTGAGAGCCACAACAAGGGGGATCCAAACGCCTTGGTGGATGAGGATGCCGTCTGTTGCATCTGCAATGATGGGGAGTGTCAGAACAGCAATGTCATCCTCTTCTGCGACATGTGCAACCTGGCCGTGCATCAGGAGTGCTATGGGGTGCCCTACATCCCAGAGGGACAGTGGCTCTGCAGACGGTGCCTGCAGTCACCCTCACGAGCCGTGGACTGCGCCCTCTGCCCGAACAAGGGCGGGGCCTTCAAGCAGACGGACGATGGGCGCTGGGCACATGTGGTCTGTGCGCTCTGGATCCCAGAGGTGTGCTTTGCCAACACCGTCTTTCTGGAACCCATCGACAGCATCGAGCACATCCCACCTGCACGATGGAAGCTGACCTGTTACATCTGCAAGCAGCGCGGCTCTGGGGCTTGCATCCAGTGTCACAAAGCCAACTGCTACACCGCCTTCCATGTCACCTGTGCCCAGCAAGCTGGGCTCTACATGAAGATGGAGCCAGTCCGGGAGACAGGAGCCAATGGCACCTCCTTCAGCGTGCGCAAAACCGCCTACTGCGACATCCATACGCCCCCAGGCTCTGTGCGCAGGCTTCCTGCCCTCTCTCACAgtgagggggaagaggaggaggaggaagaagaggaggaagggaaaggctGGAGCTCTGAGAAAGTCAAAAAAGCAAAGGCCAAGTCTAGGATCAAGATGAAGAAGGCACGGAAGATCCTGGCGGAGAAACGAGCTGCAGCGCCTGTGGTTTCTGTGCCCTGCATCCCCCCGCACAG GCTCAGTAAAATCACAAACCGTTTAACCATCCAGAGGAAGAGCCAGTTCATGCAGAGACTGCACAGCTACTGGACTCTGAAGAGGCAGTCCCGCAACGGCGTCCCTTTGCTCCGCCGTCTTCAGACACATTTGCAGTCACAAAGAAACTGCGACCAG AGAGACACTGAGGATAAGAACTGGGCCCTGAAGGAACAGCTGAAGTCATGGCAGCGCCTCCGCCATGACCTAGAGCGTGCACGCTTGCTGGTGGAGCTGATACGCAAGCGGGAGAAGCTCAAGAGAGAGACG ATCAAAGTGCAGCAGGTGGCACTGGAAATGCAGCTGACCcccttcctcatcctcctccgCAAGACACTcgagcagctgcaggagaaagacACGGGCAACATCTTCAGCGAGCCGGTCCCTCTGTCTGAG GTCCCAGACTACCTGGATCACATCAAGAAGCCGATGGATTTtcaaacaatgaaacaaaacctgGAAGCCTATCGCTATCTGAATTTTGATGACTTTGAGGAGGATTTCAACCTGATTATCAACAACTGTTTGAAATACAATGCCAAAGATACAATCTTCTACCGGGCAGCCATCCGTCTGCGGGAGCAGGGAGGCGCTGTTCTCCGGCAGGCTCGCCGACAGGCCGAGAAGATGGGCATTGACTTTGAGACAGGCATGCACTTCCCCCACTGTGTAACAGTGGAAGAGGCTCAGGTCCAAGACATCGAGGATG AAGACGTACGGCTGCTGCTCTCAGAGAATCAGAAGCACCTTCCCTTGGAGGAGCAACTGAAGATCCTGCTGGAGCGGCTGGATGAGGTCAACGCTGGCAAGCAGAGCATAGGACGGTCCCGCCGGGCCAAGATGATCAAGAAGGAGATCACGGTCCTACGGCGGAAACTTGCTCACCCACGGGACCTGGGCCGAGATGGGCTGGAGCGgcacagctcctctgccagGGGAGTCCTGCAGTCCCACAACCCCTGCGAAAAGGACCTGCAGACGGACAGTGCTGCCGaagagagcagcagccaggagacTGGCAAAG GTCTGGGTCCCAATTCTTCTTCTACCCCAGCACACGAAGTTGGCAGAAGGACCTCAGTGCTTTTCTCCAAGAAGAACCCTAAAACTGCAGGCCCTCCAAAACGCCCAGGGCGCCCTCCAAAGAATCGAGACAGCCAGATCACCCCTGGGCATGGCAACAGCCCCATCGGGCCCCCCCAGCTCCCAATAATGGTGTCCTCCCAGCGGCAGAGGAAGCGAGGGCGAAGCCCGCGTCCCAGCTCCAGCTCAGACAGTGACAGCGATAAGTCCCCTGAAGATGGTCCCATGG ACCTGCCAGCCAACGGTTTCAGCAGCGGGAACCAGCCAGTGAAGAAGAGCTTCCTGGTGTACCGCAATGACTGCAATCTTCCCCGGAGCAGCTCCGACTCGGagtccagcagcagcagcagcagcagcgccgcCTCGGACCGCACCAG CACAACGCCCTCCaagcagggcagagggaagcCCTCCTTCTCCCGGGTGAACTTCCCAGAGGACAGCAGTGAGGACACATCGGGGACAGAGAACGAGTCCTACTCCGTGGGCACAGGGCGAGGCGTGGGGCACGGCA TGGTGCGCAAGGGCATGGGGCGTGGTGCGGGGTGGCTCTCCGAGGATGAGGATTCCTCCCTGGATGCCCTGGACCTGGTGTGGGCCAAGTGCCGAGGGTACCCCTCCTACCCGGCGCTG ATCATCGACCCCAAGATGCCACGGGAAGGCATGTTCCACCACGGCGTCCCCATCCCCGTGCCCcccttggaggtgttgaagCTGGGGGAGCAGATGACTCAGGAAGCGCGCGAGCACCTCTATCTTGTCCTCTTCTTCGACAACAAGCGCACTTG GCAGTGGTTACCCCGGACGAAGCTGGTGCCTCTGGGGGTGAACCAGGACCTGGACAAGGAGAAGATGCTGGAGGGCCGCAAGTCCAACATCCGCAAGTCGGTGCAGATTGCCTACCACCGCGCCATGCAGCACCGCAACAAGGTGCAGGGCGAGCAGAGCAGCGACTCCAGCGAGAGCGACTGA